Within the Sporomusaceae bacterium genome, the region GGCAGTTGCCGAGGTTTTGTTTTTGGTTGAGCTCGGGAGCGCCGCGCTCGAGCACGCGGCGAAGGCCGGTGTTGGGCATGACGTCGTCCACCAGCCTGCCGATGACGTTGGCGGCGCTTTGTCCGGTGAGGTTTTCGGCGGCGCGGTTGAACATGGTGACGATGCCTTCGGCGTCGGTGACGATGACGCCGTTGTACATGGCGTTGAGTACGGCCTGCATTTCTTCGGCGAGGAGGAGGGATTTCTCGGATAGGTATTTGACGAGGTCGGTGCGGCTGATGATGCCGATGGGGCGGTTTTCCGCGTCGACGACCGGGAAGACGCTGTAGTTGAAGATGCGGTTGGGGCTCTGGAGTTCACTCAAGGATACGGTGTCGCGCAGGGTGAAGACACCGGTCGTCATTATCTCGCCTACTTGTTTAGCCATCCGGTTTTTGGCCTGTGCTTTGATGAGGTGCGATTTCGTTATCAGCCCGATCAGATGGCCGCTGCCGTCGACGACGGGCGCTCCGTCGATGCGGTTGCGGTCGAAGATCTCGACCGCCTCCTGGAGGGTCATTGTGGGCGGAAACGTGAATACCCGCGAATTCATGATGTCGGATACGCGCATTGCTGAGCCACCTCTCTTTACAGCAAAGGTTAGACACCGGTACGGAAAACCCTGCTAGACAGTGTATATTTTTTTAGACAACAAAAAAATGCTCGCCGGGTGTGCACCCCGGCGAGCATTTTTTTGCACAGGCGATGAAATTTTTTTCGCACTGTTTATCAGGGAGGCGGCGCTTTGAAGGAGCGTTGCCACTCGCTGTAGAATTAATGCGGCAGAATTATTTTATGAGGGGCAGGATGGCTTTGAATTCCGGTCCGTCCGACCTTTCAAGCCACTCGTACAGGGCGATTTCGACGGCTGAGACGACGCCGCCGGCCTGACGGATTTTGGCGAGGCCGAGTTCTTTGTTGGCCGGGGCCCGCGAGCCGACGGCGTCGGCGATGATGTGGACGCCGAGACCCCGGTGGAGGGCTTCGAGGGCGGTCTGCTGGACGCAGATGTGGGCTTCGATGCCGACGAGGACGAGGTTTTTGGCGCGGTGAGCTTCGAGGGCGGCGGCGAAGCCTTGGGCCCCGAAGCAGCTGAATACGGTTTTTTCAAGGGGGGCGAAGGCGGGGAAGATGCCGGCAAGGGCGGCGTTGGTGGGACCGAGGCCCTTGGGGTATTGTTCGGTGACGATGACGGGTATGCCGAGGGTGTGGGCGATTTTGACGGTTTTGATGTTGTTTTCGAGGACGGTCTGCCAGTCGTGGATGGCGTGGAGCAACTTGTCCTGGACGTCGACGACGACGAGGACGCTGCCGGCTTTGTCGAGTTTGTGGGGATGAGGCATGATTGCATCTACCTCCCAATATTTTATAGTATTATTGTAACATAGCATAAGGCCGTTCAGAAGTGCCCAGATGCAAGGCGCACCGCAGCCGGCGCCGCGACGACGGCCCCGGATGGGCCTAGTGCCGGACGCGCCATGGAAGGCGGAAGCGTCCGGCCGCGTACTCGGAACGTACGCTAGCAAGCCGGCGAGGAGCAACGCCGCAGATGGGCGCTGCTGGGCGGCCGGGAATAAAAAGGCCCCGCGCGTAGAGAGGTACGCGCGGGACTTATGTAATGGGTGCACGCCCGAGGTGGCTAGATGGTGCATGCCCCATCGACGCTGAGTACGGCGCCGTTGATGTATTTGGCGTCGTCGGAGGCGAGGAAGGCGAAGGCGGCGGCGATTTCCTCCGGTTCGGCAAGACGTCCGGCGGGTATTTTGATGATTATTTTTTCCTGGAGGACTTGTTCGGGGATTTTGCGGACCATTTCGGTGCCGGTGAAGCCGGGGGCTACGCAGTTGAAGCGCAGGCCGTTTTTGGCCATTTCTTTGGCCCAGGATTTGGTCATGCCGATGACGCCCCATTTTGTGGCGGCGTAGTTTGTCTGGCCCATGTTGCCGTAGAGGCCGACGATGGAGGAGGTGGTGAGGACGACGCCGGCCTGCTGCTCGAGCATGGCGGGCAGGGCGGCGGAGGTGCAGTTGAAGACGCCGGTGAGGTTTACGCCGATGACGGCGTCCCAGGATTCTTTGGCCATTTTTTTCATCATGGCGTCTTTGGTGATGCCGGCGTTGTTGATGAGGACGTCGACCCGGCCGAAGGCCTGCTTGGCGGCGGCGACCATGTTCTGGCAGCTTTCGGGGCTGGTGACGTCGACTTTGACGTAGACGGCCTGGCTGCCAAGGGTTTTGACGGCTTCGACGGTGGCGGCGCCGTCGGCGAAATCGGCGACGACGATTTTGGCGCCTTCTTCGGCGAAGCGCATGGCGGTGGCTTTGCCGATGCCGCCGGCGCCGCCGGTGATGATGACGACTTTATCCTTGAGACCTCTCATGGACTATACCTCCCAGTGTTGATGTTCGCGGTTGCGCTTTTGCGGGATCAGAGCTTTTCGATGACGGAGGCGATGGCAGGGCCGCCGCCCACGCACAGGGACGCTACGCCGTATTTGTCGCCGCGGCGACCCAGCTCGTAGATGAGGGAGACGATTATTCTGGCGGCGGTGCAGCCTACGGGGTGGCCGAGGCCGACGCCGGAGCCGTTGGCGTTGATTTTGTCGAAGGGGATTTTTAGTTCGCGGTTGACGGCGAGGAATTGGGCGGCGAAGGCTTCGTTTATTTCGTAGTAGCCGATGTCTTCGCTTTTGAGGCCGGCGTATTGGATGGCCTTGGGGACGGCGTAGACGGGGCCGATGCCCATGACTTCGGGAGCGACGCCGGCGTTGGCGGTGGCGAGCAGTTTGGCGAGCGGCCTTATGCCAAGTTCTTTGGCTTTGGCCGCGGTCATGAGGACGAGGGCGGCTGCGCCGTCGTTGACCCCTGAAGCGTTGCCGGCGGTTACGGTGCCGTCTTTTTTGAAGGCGGGTTTCATGGCGGCAAGTTTTTCGAGGGTGACGTCGGCCCGCGGGTGCTCGTCCTTGTCGATGGTGAGAGGACCTTTGCGGGTCTCTATGGTGACGGGAACGATTTCGTCTTTGAAGACGCCGCCGGCGATGGCTTTGACGGCCCGCTGGTGGCTCATGGCGGCCAGTTCGTCCTGTTCCTGACGGGTGACGGCGTAGCGCTCGGCGAGGTTTTCGGCGGTGAGGCCCATGTGGTAGCCCATGATGGCGCAGACGAGGCCGTCGTAGAGCATGGAGTCGTAGATGTCGGCCTGGCCCATTCTAAAGCCGGTGCGGGCGCCTTTTAATAGGTAGGGCGCCTGGGACATGCTTTCGATGCCGACGGCAACGGCGATGTCCGTTTTGCCGAGGACGATGGACTGGCTGGCGAGTTCGAAGGCTTTCATGCCCGAGCCGCATTGCTGGTCGACGGTGTAGGCGTAGCCTTCGATAGGCATGCCGCATTTGAGCTGGATCTGGCGGCCGGGGTTGCCTTTGTTGCCGGCTTTGTAGATCATGCCGCAGGCCAGTTCGCTGACCTGTTCGGGCTTTACGCCGGCTTGGGCGAGGGCGGCGTTGACGGCCGTGACGCCGAGGTCTACGGCGCTGACGTCTTTGAGCGCGCCGAGGAAGTCGCCGATGGGGGTACGCTTGGCCCCAACGATTACTACTTCACGCATAGAGTATCCCTCCGATTCAATTTGTTGCTTGTGCGCCTGTCTTGCTGCCGTTTATTATTGCAATTATCGTGCCAACCGGGCGCGGAAGCAAGGAAGCCCCTTTTATCCTGCGACATCCGCGCCTGGCAATGGGCGATCGCCGTCAGACGTGCACAATGATAGACACAGTGTATAGTATTATGTACATGTTATGACGCTTTTTGTCCTGGACTTGTAGCTAAATGGCGCTATGTTGGCGGCTCGTGGTCGGAAATGATTATTTTCGGAATATTGGCACGGAATTTGCATCATGATATTTAAAGTTTCGTGTGAGGAGGTGGTGGCGAAAGAGGCTTCTGCGTAACCTGTCTTGCTGGGAATTTATATGTCTTGCTTGCT harbors:
- a CDS encoding hydrolase, whose amino-acid sequence is MPHPHKLDKAGSVLVVVDVQDKLLHAIHDWQTVLENNIKTVKIAHTLGIPVIVTEQYPKGLGPTNAALAGIFPAFAPLEKTVFSCFGAQGFAAALEAHRAKNLVLVGIEAHICVQQTALEALHRGLGVHIIADAVGSRAPANKELGLAKIRQAGGVVSAVEIALYEWLERSDGPEFKAILPLIK
- a CDS encoding acetyl-CoA C-acetyltransferase, with product MREVVIVGAKRTPIGDFLGALKDVSAVDLGVTAVNAALAQAGVKPEQVSELACGMIYKAGNKGNPGRQIQLKCGMPIEGYAYTVDQQCGSGMKAFELASQSIVLGKTDIAVAVGIESMSQAPYLLKGARTGFRMGQADIYDSMLYDGLVCAIMGYHMGLTAENLAERYAVTRQEQDELAAMSHQRAVKAIAGGVFKDEIVPVTIETRKGPLTIDKDEHPRADVTLEKLAAMKPAFKKDGTVTAGNASGVNDGAAALVLMTAAKAKELGIRPLAKLLATANAGVAPEVMGIGPVYAVPKAIQYAGLKSEDIGYYEINEAFAAQFLAVNRELKIPFDKINANGSGVGLGHPVGCTAARIIVSLIYELGRRGDKYGVASLCVGGGPAIASVIEKL
- the fabG gene encoding 3-oxoacyl-ACP reductase FabG, with the protein product MRGLKDKVVIITGGAGGIGKATAMRFAEEGAKIVVADFADGAATVEAVKTLGSQAVYVKVDVTSPESCQNMVAAAKQAFGRVDVLINNAGITKDAMMKKMAKESWDAVIGVNLTGVFNCTSAALPAMLEQQAGVVLTTSSIVGLYGNMGQTNYAATKWGVIGMTKSWAKEMAKNGLRFNCVAPGFTGTEMVRKIPEQVLQEKIIIKIPAGRLAEPEEIAAAFAFLASDDAKYINGAVLSVDGACTI